Proteins encoded together in one Thermococcus gammatolerans EJ3 window:
- a CDS encoding winged helix-turn-helix domain-containing protein, with translation MAKVKVITDPDVIKLMLEDTRRKILSLLRNREMTISQLSEILGKTPQTIYHHIEKLKEAGLVEVKRTEMKGNLIEKYYGRTADAFYINLYLGDEELRYFARSRLKTKLEIFKALGYEFDDAELLNVMDELLKKEHQYKTEISREIEENEEKLKDFSNEDIIHAIEWLAMAKMGRDEEVLELLKKLGEILRK, from the coding sequence ATGGCCAAGGTGAAGGTTATCACTGACCCAGATGTTATTAAGCTTATGCTCGAAGATACGAGGCGGAAGATCCTCTCCCTGCTGAGGAACAGGGAGATGACTATCTCGCAGCTCAGCGAGATCCTGGGAAAGACGCCCCAGACGATCTATCACCACATCGAGAAGCTCAAGGAGGCAGGGCTTGTTGAGGTCAAAAGAACGGAAATGAAAGGCAACCTCATCGAGAAGTACTACGGGAGAACCGCCGACGCCTTCTACATCAACCTCTACCTTGGCGATGAGGAGCTCCGCTACTTTGCCCGCTCGAGGCTCAAGACGAAGCTGGAGATCTTCAAGGCCCTCGGCTACGAGTTCGACGACGCCGAGCTCCTGAACGTTATGGACGAGCTTCTCAAAAAAGAGCACCAGTACAAGACCGAGATCTCCAGGGAGATAGAGGAGAACGAGGAGAAGCTCAAGGACTTCTCCAACGAGGATATAATCCACGCCATAGAGTGGCTCGCCATGGCGAAGATGGGCAGGGACGAAGAAGTTCTGGAGCTGCTTAAGAAACTTGGTGAGATCCTGAGGAAGTAG
- a CDS encoding DUF211 domain-containing protein, which produces MGKGIRLLVLDVLKPHQPIVTELALGLSELEGVEGVNITLVEIDKETENVKITVVGDDLDYEEIVQTIEEFGGVVHSIDMVAAGRRIVEEEETPQDKLEE; this is translated from the coding sequence ATGGGTAAGGGGATAAGGCTTCTCGTCCTCGATGTTCTCAAGCCCCACCAGCCCATTGTTACGGAGCTGGCGCTCGGTTTGAGTGAGCTCGAGGGAGTCGAGGGGGTCAACATAACCCTCGTGGAGATAGACAAGGAGACTGAGAACGTTAAAATAACAGTCGTTGGAGACGACCTCGACTACGAAGAGATCGTCCAGACCATAGAGGAGTTCGGGGGGGTTGTCCACAGCATCGATATGGTCGCGGCCGGCAGGCGGATAGTTGAGGAAGAGGAAACCCCTCAGGACAAGCTGGAGGAGTAA
- a CDS encoding ArsR/SmtB family transcription factor, producing MREVLIITEPSVVKILSEPTRFSILKLLRQRPMSVNELSDALGKDRTTIYRHVKVLEKAGLVEEIEEIGNEKVYSRTARMFLIKVGPDESIEEFRQAYLQVEAEKLVRLLEKAGFEIQDREKLKLLAKEVLDEIEIRSQPIIKRISEANVELTEVELFHLLNMLVFLQSCELCEKAKEARALLRF from the coding sequence ATGAGGGAGGTTTTAATAATAACCGAGCCCTCGGTCGTTAAAATCCTGTCCGAGCCCACCCGGTTTTCCATTTTAAAGCTACTCCGTCAGAGGCCAATGAGTGTGAACGAACTCAGCGACGCCCTTGGAAAGGACAGGACGACCATATACCGGCACGTTAAGGTTCTGGAGAAAGCTGGCTTGGTGGAGGAGATTGAGGAGATAGGGAACGAGAAGGTTTACTCACGAACCGCGAGGATGTTCTTGATTAAGGTTGGGCCCGATGAAAGCATTGAGGAGTTCAGGCAGGCCTACCTTCAGGTAGAGGCGGAGAAGCTTGTACGCCTTCTTGAAAAAGCGGGCTTTGAGATCCAGGATCGAGAGAAGCTTAAACTCCTTGCGAAGGAAGTTCTCGACGAAATTGAAATCCGCTCTCAGCCGATAATAAAAAGGATCTCCGAGGCTAACGTTGAGTTGACCGAGGTTGAACTCTTTCACCTTCTCAATATGCTGGTCTTTCTCCAGAGTTGCGAACTCTGCGAAAAGGCAAAGGAGGCCAGGGCTCTCCTGCGGTTCTGA
- a CDS encoding alpha-amylase, with protein sequence MGVVPALSQGGMEMRRYTRVLILLMALFLLAGLYYPSASAAKYSELEQGGVIMQAFYWDVPAGGIWWDTIRQKIPEWYDAGISAIWIPPASKGMGGAYSMGYDPYDYFDLGEFYQKGTVETRFGSKEELVNMISTAHRYGIKVIADIVINHRAGGDLEWNPYVGDYTWTDFSQVASGKYKAHYMDFHPNNYSTSDEGTFGGFPDIDHLVPFNKYWLWASDESYAAYLRSIGVDAWRFDYVKGYGAWVVKDWLSWWGGWAVGEYWDTDVNALLNWAYDSGAKVFDFPLYYKMDEAFDNKNIPALVYAIQNGGTVVSRDPFKAVTFVANHDTNIIWNKYPAYAFILTYEGQPVIFYRDYEEWLNKDKLNNLIWIHEHLAGGSTKILYYDDDELIFMREGYGDRPGLITYINLGSGWAERWVNVGSKFAGYTIHEYTGNLGGWVDRYVYYNGWVKLTAPPHDPANGYYGYSVWSYAGVG encoded by the coding sequence ATGGGGGTAGTCCCCGCACTGTCGCAGGGAGGTATGGAAATGAGGAGGTACACACGGGTTTTGATCCTTTTGATGGCTCTTTTCCTCCTAGCTGGTCTTTACTATCCTTCTGCAAGTGCCGCGAAATACTCCGAGCTTGAGCAGGGCGGAGTTATAATGCAGGCGTTCTACTGGGATGTTCCCGCTGGTGGTATCTGGTGGGACACAATACGGCAGAAGATACCCGAATGGTACGATGCCGGCATATCCGCGATCTGGATACCCCCCGCGAGCAAGGGCATGGGTGGAGCTTACTCAATGGGATACGATCCCTACGACTACTTTGATCTGGGCGAGTTCTACCAGAAAGGGACCGTTGAAACCCGCTTTGGATCCAAGGAAGAACTTGTCAATATGATCTCGACTGCCCACAGGTACGGCATCAAGGTCATAGCGGACATAGTGATAAACCACCGCGCAGGGGGAGACCTTGAATGGAACCCCTACGTTGGTGATTACACATGGACGGACTTTTCTCAAGTTGCTTCGGGTAAATACAAGGCCCACTACATGGACTTCCATCCAAACAACTACAGTACCTCCGATGAGGGAACCTTTGGAGGCTTTCCGGACATAGACCACCTCGTGCCTTTCAACAAGTACTGGCTCTGGGCGAGCGACGAGAGCTACGCCGCTTACCTCAGGAGCATTGGCGTTGACGCGTGGCGCTTTGACTACGTTAAGGGCTACGGCGCGTGGGTCGTCAAGGACTGGCTCAGCTGGTGGGGTGGATGGGCCGTCGGGGAGTACTGGGACACGGACGTCAATGCGCTCCTCAACTGGGCCTACGACAGCGGTGCCAAGGTCTTTGACTTTCCGCTCTACTACAAGATGGACGAGGCCTTTGACAACAAGAACATTCCCGCCCTCGTTTACGCCATTCAGAACGGTGGCACTGTGGTCAGCAGGGATCCATTCAAGGCCGTTACCTTCGTGGCGAACCACGACACAAACATAATCTGGAACAAGTACCCGGCCTACGCCTTCATCCTGACCTACGAAGGCCAGCCCGTCATCTTCTACCGCGACTACGAGGAGTGGCTCAACAAGGACAAACTTAACAACCTCATCTGGATCCATGAGCATCTGGCAGGAGGAAGTACCAAGATCCTCTACTACGACGACGATGAGCTCATATTCATGCGGGAAGGCTACGGCGACAGGCCCGGGCTCATAACCTACATCAACCTCGGCAGCGGCTGGGCCGAGAGGTGGGTGAACGTCGGCTCGAAGTTCGCCGGGTACACCATCCACGAATACACTGGAAACCTCGGTGGTTGGGTCGACAGGTACGTATACTATAACGGCTGGGTCAAGCTAACCGCTCCGCCTCACGATCCGGCAAACGGCTATTACGGCTACTCAGTGTGGAGCTATGCGGGAGTTGGATGA
- a CDS encoding bifunctional ADP-dependent NAD(P)H-hydrate dehydratase/NAD(P)H-hydrate epimerase yields the protein MRIEDVYVWDLNAKWLGITPYQLMENAGAGVARVIEERFGRGLRIAVFSGTGNNGGDGFVAARHLSFENDVTVFLVGDEAKIRSEEARHNWEILKRLDFVEIKVLKDSAYIKELDLSGYDVIVDALLGAGTKGEPREPVRSAIEKINEYAGKAKLVSVDLPSGYPSNVRVKADFAVTFQWDKEEYKDFERVIVKIGYPRELHHLVGPGDAKFTLRKRGKHKGQNGKLLVVGGSSSYYGAPYLASKAASYLVDLVYLAMPAEPAKRISDPDLILRPFLGENFSPEHINDLLGLAEKADAVVIGPGIGLAKETKEFVREFVKRCERPMVIDADGLKAVAEDLGVLEGKTFVLTPHAGEFNILFGVKPPEGLLERAELVREKALEIGGVILLKGSYDVISDGKTWKYNRTGNTGMTTGGTGDVLAGLVGALLAFGNSPLRSASVGAFLNGLAGDIVKEEFGENFTALELAKRVPKAIKWVEEF from the coding sequence ATGCGCATCGAGGACGTTTACGTCTGGGATCTAAACGCCAAGTGGCTTGGGATTACACCTTACCAGCTCATGGAAAACGCCGGTGCTGGAGTGGCAAGGGTTATAGAGGAGCGCTTTGGAAGGGGCCTCAGGATTGCGGTCTTCTCGGGAACCGGGAACAACGGTGGAGACGGCTTCGTTGCCGCGAGGCATCTAAGCTTCGAGAACGACGTTACGGTTTTTCTGGTGGGCGACGAGGCCAAGATAAGGAGCGAGGAAGCCAGGCACAACTGGGAGATACTCAAAAGGCTCGACTTCGTGGAAATTAAGGTTCTCAAGGACTCCGCCTACATCAAAGAGCTCGACCTGAGCGGTTACGACGTCATCGTTGACGCCCTTCTTGGGGCGGGCACGAAGGGCGAACCAAGGGAGCCAGTACGCTCGGCCATCGAGAAAATCAACGAGTACGCGGGAAAGGCAAAACTCGTCAGCGTTGACCTGCCGAGCGGTTATCCGAGCAACGTCCGCGTCAAAGCCGACTTCGCTGTTACATTCCAGTGGGATAAGGAGGAATATAAGGACTTCGAGCGCGTTATAGTGAAGATAGGCTATCCCAGGGAGCTCCATCATCTCGTTGGGCCAGGAGACGCGAAGTTCACGCTGAGGAAGAGAGGAAAACACAAGGGGCAGAACGGAAAACTGCTCGTGGTTGGTGGAAGCTCAAGCTATTACGGCGCACCTTACCTCGCCTCCAAGGCAGCCTCATATCTCGTGGATCTCGTTTACCTCGCGATGCCTGCTGAACCTGCGAAGAGGATAAGCGACCCTGACTTGATCCTCAGACCCTTCCTGGGTGAGAACTTTTCGCCGGAGCACATCAATGACCTGCTTGGGCTTGCCGAAAAGGCGGACGCCGTCGTCATCGGCCCCGGAATCGGTCTCGCCAAAGAGACAAAGGAATTCGTGCGGGAGTTCGTAAAGCGCTGTGAAAGACCGATGGTCATAGACGCCGACGGTCTCAAAGCGGTGGCCGAAGACTTGGGCGTTCTGGAAGGGAAAACCTTCGTCCTAACTCCCCACGCTGGAGAGTTCAATATTTTATTCGGTGTCAAACCCCCTGAGGGGTTGCTGGAACGGGCCGAACTGGTTAGAGAGAAGGCCCTAGAAATCGGAGGCGTAATCCTTCTGAAGGGTTCCTACGACGTCATAAGCGACGGAAAAACCTGGAAGTACAACAGAACCGGCAACACCGGAATGACTACCGGTGGAACGGGCGACGTCCTGGCGGGCCTCGTTGGAGCCTTGCTTGCCTTTGGAAACTCCCCCCTGAGGTCTGCCTCCGTTGGGGCGTTCCTAAACGGCCTCGCCGGGGATATCGTAAAGGAAGAGTTCGGAGAAAACTTCACCGCGCTGGAGCTTGCGAAAAGAGTGCCAAAGGCAATAAAATGGGTGGAGGAGTTTTAA
- a CDS encoding [protein ADP-ribosylglutamate] hydrolase — protein sequence MEFEVVKGDITRFQADAIVNAANKYLEHGGGVAYAIAKAAAGNVAEYIRISKEAMKKQLGKDHIEHGEVVVTPAMRLERHGIRHVIHTVGPYCGGTWDEDRKDKLRKAILGALRKADELGVKSIAFPAISAGIYGCPLEEVVKTFRETVEEFSKEAKSVEKVYLVLYSEESYRKALEVLNG from the coding sequence ATGGAGTTTGAGGTGGTAAAAGGAGACATAACCCGCTTTCAGGCAGATGCCATAGTGAACGCCGCCAACAAATACCTCGAGCACGGTGGTGGAGTGGCATACGCAATAGCCAAGGCCGCCGCCGGAAACGTTGCCGAGTACATCAGGATAAGCAAGGAGGCCATGAAGAAGCAGCTTGGAAAGGACCACATAGAGCACGGCGAGGTCGTTGTAACGCCGGCTATGAGACTCGAGAGACATGGAATTCGCCACGTTATCCACACCGTTGGCCCCTACTGCGGTGGGACCTGGGATGAAGACAGGAAAGATAAGCTCAGAAAGGCCATACTCGGGGCCCTGAGAAAGGCCGACGAGCTCGGCGTTAAGAGCATTGCTTTCCCAGCGATAAGCGCCGGAATCTACGGCTGTCCGCTTGAGGAAGTCGTGAAGACTTTCAGGGAGACCGTCGAGGAGTTCTCAAAGGAAGCGAAAAGCGTGGAGAAAGTTTACCTCGTGCTGTACTCTGAAGAGAGCTATCGGAAAGCGCTGGAAGTTCTCAACGGGTGA
- the tfe gene encoding transcription factor E — protein sequence MARKKRLDKDLIDLAMEIGGEEAVEIVKALAERKDATDEELAESTGIRINTVRKVLYTLYDMGLADFKRIRDKETGWYYYYWNLDLRRLPDIIRARKMEELKKLRKMLEEESGEIYYWCGNPGHPRLTFDEAMEYEFQCPICGEILMQYDNSEIIEDLKRRIEELELELGLKKSKKAKKSSRKSGKSSRSKSKKSSKTTSKAEVVA from the coding sequence GTGGCAAGGAAAAAGAGACTTGACAAGGATCTCATTGATCTCGCGATGGAGATAGGAGGCGAGGAGGCAGTTGAGATAGTCAAGGCTCTCGCAGAGCGAAAGGACGCGACCGACGAAGAGCTAGCGGAGAGTACCGGGATAAGGATAAACACCGTTCGGAAGGTTCTTTACACCCTCTATGATATGGGACTCGCCGATTTTAAGCGCATACGCGACAAAGAAACCGGCTGGTATTACTATTACTGGAACCTCGACCTCAGAAGGTTGCCCGATATCATACGGGCCAGAAAAATGGAGGAGCTTAAGAAGCTTAGGAAAATGCTCGAGGAGGAATCCGGGGAGATCTACTACTGGTGCGGCAATCCAGGACATCCAAGGCTGACTTTCGACGAGGCTATGGAGTACGAGTTTCAGTGTCCCATATGCGGAGAAATCCTGATGCAGTACGACAACAGTGAGATAATCGAGGATCTCAAGCGAAGGATCGAGGAGCTTGAGCTTGAACTCGGATTGAAGAAATCAAAGAAGGCCAAGAAATCTTCGCGGAAATCAGGGAAATCGTCGAGGAGCAAATCCAAGAAATCCTCAAAAACAACCTCCAAGGCAGAAGTCGTCGCGTGA
- a CDS encoding DUF2110 family protein has product MEEVVILEKVYGDRSGFDKLHRKLHSLLGDLEVEWKLSATTKNWVKVSLRGEDEEISANLVREEFGEVPYSLKNVEVGKTYRGRFIDLGKVGYGVYVDIGIFKPKPKDALIPLYYLKKTFGDKPVRQMIREFGWIDNLPVEVEVTNVEFGAREVELAFTEKQLKTIEHWLSDGYDKLFITGTISERVEEALIKTGHGRDVRRMEELGLMETLLVLKRGTQAPGIIKAIGPHLKGAVFGAIKF; this is encoded by the coding sequence ATGGAAGAAGTGGTTATTCTTGAGAAGGTTTACGGGGACAGGAGCGGTTTTGACAAGCTCCACAGGAAGCTCCACTCCCTTCTGGGGGACTTGGAAGTTGAGTGGAAGCTATCAGCAACGACCAAGAACTGGGTTAAGGTTTCCCTGAGAGGGGAGGATGAGGAGATAAGCGCAAACCTCGTCAGAGAAGAGTTCGGTGAGGTGCCGTACAGCCTCAAGAACGTCGAGGTTGGGAAAACATACCGGGGGCGCTTCATAGACCTCGGCAAAGTCGGCTACGGCGTCTACGTTGACATAGGAATCTTCAAGCCGAAGCCCAAGGACGCTCTGATTCCGCTCTACTACCTCAAGAAAACCTTTGGAGACAAACCTGTGAGGCAAATGATTCGCGAGTTCGGCTGGATTGACAACCTTCCGGTTGAGGTTGAGGTGACGAACGTTGAGTTCGGCGCAAGGGAGGTTGAGCTGGCCTTCACAGAGAAACAGCTGAAAACCATTGAGCACTGGCTGAGTGACGGTTACGACAAGCTATTCATAACCGGGACGATAAGCGAGAGGGTCGAGGAAGCGCTCATCAAGACAGGCCACGGCAGGGACGTCAGGAGAATGGAGGAACTGGGCCTGATGGAGACGCTTCTCGTCCTCAAGAGGGGAACCCAGGCCCCGGGAATCATCAAGGCAATTGGTCCGCACCTGAAGGGAGCAGTTTTTGGCGCAATCAAGTTTTAG
- a CDS encoding Mrp/NBP35 family ATP-binding protein yields the protein MTIKTPTLNVGGLGADPLTERIKEKQKKWKYKIAVLSGKGGVGKSTVAVNLAAALAKKGYHVGLLDADIHGPNVAKMLGVEKADVLAERMEDGRFEMLPPMNDFLGQITPIKVMSMGFLVGEDQPVIWRGPLVTKAIKQLLGDVKWGELDFMIIDFPPGTGDEILTVVQNVQLDAAVIVTTPQEVALLDTGKAVNMMKKMEVPYIAVIENMSYLICPHCGNEIDLFGKGGGKKLAEKEGVDFLGEVPIDLKAREASDAGIPIVLYGDTPAAKAFMEIAEKLVKKLEELKGESEEQEKTE from the coding sequence ATGACGATCAAGACTCCAACGCTCAACGTCGGAGGTCTCGGTGCGGACCCCCTCACCGAGAGGATAAAGGAGAAGCAGAAAAAGTGGAAGTACAAGATAGCAGTTCTGAGCGGTAAGGGCGGCGTTGGAAAGAGTACCGTCGCGGTAAACTTGGCAGCTGCCCTCGCAAAGAAAGGTTATCACGTTGGCCTGCTCGATGCCGACATACACGGACCGAACGTCGCCAAGATGCTGGGCGTTGAGAAGGCCGATGTTTTGGCGGAGCGCATGGAAGACGGTCGCTTCGAGATGCTCCCACCGATGAACGACTTTCTCGGTCAGATAACACCGATCAAGGTTATGAGCATGGGCTTTCTCGTCGGCGAGGATCAGCCGGTAATCTGGCGCGGTCCCCTCGTTACAAAGGCCATCAAACAGCTCCTCGGCGATGTCAAGTGGGGCGAGCTCGACTTCATGATCATTGACTTCCCGCCTGGAACGGGCGATGAGATTCTCACAGTCGTTCAGAACGTCCAGCTCGATGCAGCGGTTATAGTCACTACGCCACAGGAAGTTGCCCTGCTCGATACGGGCAAGGCAGTAAACATGATGAAGAAAATGGAAGTGCCTTACATAGCTGTAATTGAGAACATGAGCTACCTCATCTGCCCCCACTGCGGCAACGAGATCGACCTCTTCGGTAAAGGTGGTGGCAAAAAGCTGGCCGAGAAGGAGGGAGTTGACTTCCTTGGTGAAGTCCCCATTGACCTCAAGGCAAGGGAAGCAAGCGACGCCGGAATCCCGATAGTCCTCTACGGCGACACCCCAGCGGCAAAGGCCTTCATGGAGATAGCAGAGAAGCTCGTAAAGAAACTTGAGGAGCTCAAGGGCGAAAGCGAGGAGCAGGAGAAAACCGAGTGA
- the acs gene encoding acetate--CoA ligase, giving the protein MQIGEGFLKERYLPLRAFREEHRKSIENIEEFWAEQAKVLDWFKTWDRVLDDSKAPFFRWFVGGQLNASYNALDRHVKAGKRNRAAIIWESERGETRTLTYYELYREVNRFASALKNLGVGKGDRVVIYMPLVPEVVIAMLASARIGAIHSVVFSGFSAEALATRINDARAKVVITADYLYRRGKKLNLKEIVDRALLETPSVESVVVLRREENGVNMVEGRDYDWHNLLEGADKYVEPVPVESNHPLFILYTSGTTGKPKGIVHSTGGYLVYVAKTMQWAWGITESDLFWNTADVGWITGHSYLVYGPLTLGLTVMMYEGALNYPKPDRPWELIEKHGVTIFYTAPTAIRMLMRYGDEWVKKHDLSSLRLLGSVGEPINPRAWKWYYEVVGGGRCPIIDTWWQTETGGYMIYPSAGLQLPPLKPGSATFPGLGVDADVLRADGSPAEPNERGYLVIKKPWPGMLLGIWGDDERYIRTYWQRFSKPDEGIWIYYPADYAMKDDEGYFWIFGRADEVLNVSGHRIGTAEIEHALVLHPAVAEAAVIGRPDEIKGEVPVAFVILKENVVPSEGLKKELIDYVRETLGPIAAPAEVFFVNKLPKTRSGKIMRRVLKALASGKGLGDLSTLEDEASVEEVKKALEGFEMR; this is encoded by the coding sequence ATGCAGATAGGCGAGGGATTCCTCAAAGAAAGGTACCTACCGTTGCGGGCCTTCAGGGAGGAGCACAGGAAGTCCATAGAGAACATCGAGGAGTTCTGGGCCGAGCAGGCGAAGGTACTTGACTGGTTCAAGACCTGGGACAGGGTTCTTGATGACTCAAAGGCGCCCTTCTTCCGCTGGTTCGTCGGGGGCCAGCTCAACGCGAGCTACAACGCCCTCGACAGGCACGTTAAGGCAGGAAAGAGAAACCGCGCCGCGATAATCTGGGAGAGCGAGCGCGGTGAGACGAGAACGCTGACCTACTACGAGCTCTACCGCGAGGTTAACCGCTTTGCTTCCGCTCTGAAAAACCTCGGCGTAGGAAAGGGCGACAGGGTCGTCATCTACATGCCCCTCGTTCCAGAGGTCGTCATAGCAATGCTCGCCAGCGCGAGAATAGGGGCGATTCACAGCGTCGTCTTCTCGGGCTTCTCGGCGGAAGCCTTAGCAACGAGAATCAACGACGCAAGGGCAAAGGTGGTTATCACGGCAGATTACCTCTACAGGCGCGGTAAGAAGCTCAACCTCAAGGAGATAGTTGACAGGGCCCTTCTCGAAACGCCGAGCGTTGAGAGCGTCGTCGTCCTCAGGAGGGAAGAGAACGGCGTCAACATGGTCGAGGGCAGGGACTACGACTGGCATAACCTCCTTGAGGGGGCGGATAAGTACGTTGAGCCCGTCCCCGTTGAGAGCAACCACCCGCTGTTCATCCTATACACGAGCGGAACAACCGGAAAGCCCAAGGGTATCGTTCACTCCACAGGCGGCTACCTCGTCTACGTGGCCAAGACCATGCAGTGGGCTTGGGGGATAACCGAGAGCGACCTCTTCTGGAACACCGCCGACGTCGGCTGGATTACGGGCCACAGTTACCTCGTCTACGGGCCTTTAACCCTCGGCCTGACCGTGATGATGTACGAGGGAGCTCTCAACTATCCAAAGCCAGACAGGCCCTGGGAGCTGATAGAGAAGCACGGGGTGACGATATTCTACACCGCGCCAACAGCCATCAGGATGCTCATGCGCTACGGGGACGAGTGGGTGAAGAAGCACGACCTCTCAAGTTTAAGGCTCCTCGGTTCGGTCGGCGAGCCGATAAATCCAAGGGCCTGGAAGTGGTACTACGAGGTCGTGGGCGGTGGAAGGTGCCCGATAATCGACACCTGGTGGCAAACCGAGACCGGTGGCTACATGATTTACCCCTCCGCCGGGCTACAGTTGCCCCCGCTGAAGCCAGGCTCCGCGACGTTCCCCGGCCTCGGCGTCGATGCGGACGTTCTCAGGGCCGATGGAAGCCCTGCAGAGCCGAACGAGCGCGGCTATCTCGTGATAAAGAAGCCCTGGCCAGGGATGCTCCTCGGAATCTGGGGCGACGATGAGCGCTACATAAGAACTTATTGGCAGAGGTTCAGCAAGCCCGATGAGGGAATCTGGATTTACTACCCCGCGGATTATGCGATGAAGGACGATGAGGGCTACTTCTGGATATTCGGCAGGGCCGACGAGGTGCTGAACGTTTCGGGTCACAGGATTGGAACGGCCGAGATAGAGCATGCATTGGTTCTCCACCCAGCCGTTGCAGAAGCGGCGGTAATCGGCAGGCCAGACGAGATTAAGGGTGAGGTGCCAGTTGCCTTCGTAATCCTCAAGGAGAACGTCGTCCCGAGTGAGGGCCTGAAGAAGGAGCTCATAGACTACGTCAGGGAAACCCTCGGCCCAATAGCGGCCCCAGCGGAAGTGTTCTTCGTTAACAAACTGCCGAAGACGAGGAGCGGGAAGATAATGCGCAGGGTTCTAAAGGCCCTCGCCAGTGGAAAGGGCCTCGGCGACCTCTCGACGCTCGAAGACGAGGCGAGCGTGGAAGAGGTGAAAAAGGCTCTTGAAGGCTTTGAGATGCGCTGA